A genomic segment from Phragmites australis chromosome 6, lpPhrAust1.1, whole genome shotgun sequence encodes:
- the LOC133921727 gene encoding auxin response factor 8-like has translation MITFADLTETAAAGAERCVDRQLWLACAGGMCTVPPVGASVYYFPQGHAEHALGLAGAADLSAARVPALVPCRVAVVRYMADPDTDEVYARIRLVPLRSGETDAGLEDDAAAADEQEKPASFAKTLTQSDANNGGGFSVPRYCAETIFPRLDYAADPPVQTVVAKDVHGAAWKFRHIYRGTPRRHLLTTGWSTFVNQKKLVAGDSIVFLRGDLGDLHVGIRRAKRGFCGAGGGGEEAPMPGWDQYAGLMRRNVSPCGTAKARGKVRAEDVAEAARLADAGQPFEVVFYPRGSTPEFCVRAAAVRAAMRVQWAPGMRFKMAFETEDSSRISWFMGTVAGVQIADPISWPQSPWRLLQVTWDEPDLLQNVKRVNPWLVELVSSMPAMHLASFSPPRKKPRIPAYPEFPFEGQLFNPAFPPNPLALGHRHHHHHYLHTHPSFFPFPDGSTPAAIQGARHAQFVPSLSDLHLTHLQSSLLYPGLRRPDHVGPTTPIPARINTDLTIGGAPARGDVSCALSISASKKPDAVKPAGLVLFGQTILTEKHMSPSNSGGATSPAATGNSSLNWNAEKGANVSEGSGSGVTQNSPSKNASSERMQWFRESSHVSELGLEPGQCKVFIESDTVGRNLDLSALSSFDELYVRLSEMFCIESAELRSRVLYRGATGEVKHAGDESFSDFVKSARRLTILTDSGSDNLGS, from the exons ATGATCACGTTCGCGGACCTGACGGAGACGGCCGCGGCCGGCGCCGAGCGGTGCGTCGACCGGCAGCTGTGGCTGGCATGCGCGGGCGGCATGTGCACCGTGCCGCCCGTCGGCGCCAGCGTCTACTACTTCCCGCAGGGCCACGCCGAGCACGCGCTCGGCCTCGCCGGGGCGGCCGACCTCTCCGCAGCGCGCGTCCCGGCGCTCGTGCCCTGCCGCGTCGCCGTCGTGCGGTACATGGCCGACCCGGACACCGACGAGGTCTACGCGAGGATCCGCCTCGTCCCGCTCCGCAGCGGGGAGACGGACGCCGGTCTCGAGGACGATGCCGCGGCCGCCGACGAGCAGGAGAAGCCGGCGTCGTTCGCCAAGACTCTGACGCAGTCCGACGCCAACAACGGCGGCGGGTTCTCGGTGCCGAGGTACTGCGCGGAGACCATCTTCCCGCGGCTCGACTACGCTGCCGACCCGCCCGTGCAGACCGTCGTCGCCAAGGACGTGCACGGGGCCGCCTGGAAGTTCCGGCACATCTACCGGGGCACGCCGCGCCGTCACCTGCTCACCACGGGTTGGAGCACGTTCGTGAACCAGAAGAAGCTCGTCGCGGGCGACTCCATCGTGTTCCTCCGCGGAGACCTTGGGGACCTCCACGTCGGCATCCGGCGCGCCAAGCGTGGCTTCTGCGGCGCCGGCGGTGGGGGCGAGGAGGCCCCGATGCCCGGTTGGGATCAGTACGCGGGTCTGATGCGACGCAATGTGAGTCCCTGCGGGACCGCCAAGGCGCGGGGCAAGGTGCGCGCAGAGGACGTGGCCGAGGCGGCGCGGCTGGCCGACGCCGGGCAGCCGTTCGAGGTGGTGTTCTACCCTCGAGGGAGCACGCCGGAGTTCTGCGTGCGCGCCGCGGCGGTGCGCGCGGCGATGAGGGTGCAGTGGGCCCCCGGGATGCGGTTCAAGATGGCGTTCGAGACCGAGGACTCCTCCAGGATCAGCTGGTTCATGGGCACCGTCGCCGGCGTCCAGATCGCCGATCCCATCAGCTGGCCGCAGTCGCCGTGGCGCCTTCTTCAG GTGACTTGGGACGAACCGGACCTCCTGCAGAACGTGAAGCGGGTGAACCCGTGGTTGGTCGAGCTCGTGTCGAGCATGCCGGCCATGCACCTCGCCTCCTTCTCGCCGCCGCGCAAGAAGCCTCGGATCCCGgcgtacccggagttccccttCGAGGGGCAGCTCTTCAACCCAGCGTTCCCGCCTAACCCGCTGGCACTCggtcaccgccaccaccaccaccattaccTTCACACACACCCGTCGTTCTTCCCGTTCCCGGACGGCAGTACTCCTGCTGCCATACAGGGAGCCAGGCATGCGCAATTTGTTCCATCTTTATCAGATCTCCACCTTACCCATCTGCAGTCGAGCCTGCTGTACCCCGGACTCCGCCGTCCCGATCATGTCGGTCCGACGACTCCTATCCCGGCAAGAATCAACACTGACCTGACCATCGGCGGCGCGCCGGCGCGCGGCGACGTGTCGTGCGCTCTTTCCATTAGCGCCAGTAAGAAGCCGGACGCCGTCAAGCCTGCGGGGCTAGTGCTGTTCGGACAGACCATACTGACCGAGAAGCATATGAGCCCCAGCAACTCCGGCGGAGCCACCTCCCCGGCGGCGACCGGGAACAGCTCTCTCAACTGGAACGCCGAGAAAGGTGCCAATGTCTCGGAGGGCTCGGGCTCCGGCGTCACACAGAACAGCCCGAGCAAGAACGCGTCGTCGGAGAGGATGCAGTGGTTCAGGGAGAGCAGCCACGTCTCCGAGCTCGGGTTGGAGCCCGGGCAATGCAAGGTGTTCATTGAGTCCGACACGGTTGGCCGGAACCTCGATCTCTCGGCGCTGAGCTCGTTCGACGAGCTCTACGTCCGCCTGTCCGAGATGTTCTGCATTGAGAGCGCAGAGCTGAGGAGCCGTGTGCTCTACCGCGGCGCCACCGGTGAAGTGAAGCACGCCGGCGACGAGTCCTTCAG CGATTTCGTGAAGTCGGCACGCAGGCTTACCATACTAACCGATTCTGGGAGCGACAACCTTGGGAGCTAA